A genomic segment from Rahnella aceris encodes:
- the miaE gene encoding tRNA-(ms[2]io[6]A)-hydroxylase produces MTQALLAPIYDFLHCETPALWVDVALENQTVMLIDHANCEKKAAATAMSLMTKYLDRTELLFCAARLAREELHHFEQVVEIMQKRNITYTQLSPSRYASGMIKHTRHHDDLNILVDRLIIGAYIEARSCERFAKIAPHLDETLSRFYTSLLRSESRHFADYLALAEQYAGTDISERVEEFGRIEAELVLTPDEQFRFHSGVPVTLHTSGC; encoded by the coding sequence ATGACGCAGGCTTTACTGGCACCGATTTATGATTTTCTTCACTGTGAAACACCCGCTCTGTGGGTGGATGTGGCGCTGGAAAATCAGACGGTGATGCTGATCGACCACGCTAACTGTGAAAAGAAAGCGGCGGCCACGGCGATGAGCCTGATGACCAAATATCTGGATCGCACCGAGCTGCTGTTTTGTGCGGCGCGTCTGGCGCGTGAAGAGCTTCATCACTTCGAACAAGTGGTGGAAATCATGCAAAAGCGCAATATTACTTATACCCAGCTTTCCCCCTCGCGCTACGCCAGCGGTATGATCAAACATACCCGTCATCACGATGATCTGAATATTCTGGTCGACCGGCTGATTATCGGGGCGTACATCGAAGCGCGATCCTGTGAGCGTTTTGCCAAAATTGCGCCGCATCTCGACGAAACCTTGTCGCGTTTTTACACCTCATTGCTGCGTTCAGAATCACGGCATTTTGCCGATTATCTGGCGCTGGCGGAGCAATATGCCGGAACGGATATCAGTGAGCGGGTAGAGGAGTTTGGCAGGATTGAAGCGGAACTGGTCCTCACGCCGGACGAACAATTCCGCTTCCATTCAGGCGTACCCGTTACCCTTCATACTTCGGGCTGCTGA
- the purE gene encoding 5-(carboxyamino)imidazole ribonucleotide mutase, with amino-acid sequence MSSNVTPAKIAIVMGSKSDWATMQFAADVLTTLNIPFHVDIVSAHRTPDKLFTFAEQASANGFDVIIAGAGGAAHLPGMLAAKTLVPVLGVPVQSAALSGIDSLYSIVQMPRGIPVGTLAIGKAGAANAALLAAQILALHDAEIAKNLAAWRTAQTDEVLNNPDPREEA; translated from the coding sequence ATGTCATCCAACGTTACCCCGGCAAAAATCGCCATCGTTATGGGGTCTAAAAGTGACTGGGCGACCATGCAGTTCGCCGCCGACGTCCTCACAACGCTGAATATTCCTTTCCATGTCGATATCGTCTCCGCTCACCGTACGCCGGACAAATTGTTTACTTTCGCTGAGCAGGCTTCCGCTAACGGTTTTGATGTGATCATCGCGGGTGCCGGTGGCGCAGCGCATTTACCGGGCATGCTGGCGGCGAAAACGCTGGTGCCGGTGCTGGGCGTGCCGGTGCAAAGTGCTGCACTCAGTGGCATCGACAGTCTCTATTCCATTGTGCAAATGCCGCGTGGTATTCCGGTCGGTACGCTGGCGATTGGTAAAGCCGGTGCCGCAAACGCCGCATTGCTGGCGGCACAGATTCTTGCACTGCACGATGCTGAGATTGCCAAAAACCTGGCCGCGTGGCGCACCGCACAAACTGACGAAGTGCTGAATAATCCCGACCCGCGGGAGGAAGCATGA
- the purK gene encoding 5-(carboxyamino)imidazole ribonucleotide synthase gives MKPVCVLGNGQLGRMLRQAGEPLGIAVYPVGLDAEPEAVPYQQSVITAEIERWPETALTRELATHNAFVNRDIFPRLADRLTQKQLLDQLGLATAPWQLLADAAEWPQVFSRLGQLAIVKRRVGGYDGRGQWRLRSGEENTLPQDCYGECIVEQGINFSGEVSLVGARGHDGKTVFYPLTHNLHQDGILRTSVVLPQPDAALQQQAENMLSAIMNELNYVGVMAMECFVVSEGLLINELAPRVHNSGHWTQNGASYSQFEMHLRAILGLPLPKPVVSTPSVMVNLIGTDVSEKWLSLPLVNLHWYEKDVRPGRKVGHLNLNDASVRLLKDNLNALVPMLPEEYASGIEWAVEKL, from the coding sequence ATGAAACCGGTTTGCGTACTCGGAAACGGCCAGTTAGGCCGAATGCTGCGTCAGGCCGGTGAACCGCTGGGCATCGCCGTCTATCCTGTCGGCCTTGATGCTGAACCGGAAGCCGTGCCGTATCAGCAAAGCGTGATCACCGCTGAAATCGAACGCTGGCCGGAAACGGCACTGACCCGCGAACTGGCGACGCACAATGCGTTCGTTAACCGCGACATTTTCCCGCGTCTGGCCGATCGCCTGACGCAAAAACAGTTGCTCGACCAGCTCGGTCTGGCGACTGCGCCGTGGCAATTGCTGGCCGATGCCGCCGAATGGCCGCAGGTATTCTCCCGGCTTGGCCAACTGGCGATTGTGAAACGTCGCGTCGGCGGGTACGACGGCCGGGGTCAGTGGCGTCTGCGTTCTGGTGAAGAAAATACGCTGCCGCAGGATTGCTATGGCGAATGCATCGTTGAGCAGGGTATCAACTTCTCCGGTGAAGTTTCGCTGGTGGGCGCGCGCGGTCACGATGGTAAAACCGTGTTTTATCCGCTGACCCATAACCTGCATCAGGACGGCATTCTGCGCACCAGTGTTGTGCTGCCGCAGCCGGATGCCGCCCTGCAACAGCAGGCAGAAAACATGCTGTCGGCGATCATGAACGAACTGAATTATGTCGGCGTGATGGCAATGGAGTGTTTCGTGGTCAGCGAAGGTTTGCTGATCAATGAGCTGGCACCGCGTGTGCATAACAGCGGGCACTGGACACAGAACGGCGCCTCTTACAGTCAGTTTGAAATGCATCTGCGCGCCATCCTTGGTCTGCCGCTGCCGAAACCGGTGGTGAGCACACCGTCAGTGATGGTGAATCTGATTGGCACGGATGTGTCAGAAAAATGGCTGAGCCTGCCGCTGGTCAATCTGCACTGGTACGAGAAAGACGTGCGTCCGGGTCGTAAAGTCGGACACCTGAATCTCAACGACGCCAGCGTCCGCCTGCTGAAAGACAATCTCAACGCACTGGTCCCGATGCTGCCGGAAGAATACGCCAGCGGGATTGAATGGGCAGTTGAAAAGCTTTGA
- the ybbP gene encoding putative ABC transporter permease subunit YbbP yields MIWRWFWREWRSPSLLIVWLALTLAVACVLALGSISDRMDKGLSQQSREFIAGDRVLRSAHPITEAWLQDAQSQGLKVSRQLSFMTMTFAGETPQLAAVKATDLAYPLYGALQTEPAGLKPEPGTVLVAPRLLALLNVKVGDNLDVGDTTLKIAGVIVQEPDSGFNPFQTAPRVIMNLEDVPKTGAVQPGSRLTYRYMFAGSPQAIQSYGEAIKGLLKPDQRWSGMEDSDGALGKSLQRSQQFLTLSALLTLMLSIAAIAVSMGHYCRSRYDLVAVLKTLGAGKKALQKLIIGQWLAVLALAGLCGSVVGLAFEAILMKVLAPVLPAELPPAGGWPWVWSMGAMVVISLLIGIRPYRQLLATQPLRVLRHDVVANVWPLRYFLPVMVVVVVGLLAALMGGSSLLWSLLAGVLVLSLLLGLIGWGALLLLRKLTFRQLPLRLAVNRLLRQPWVTLSQLAAFSMSFMLLALLLVMRGDLLDRWEQQLPPDSPNYFLLNITKDQIPQVTDFLHQHNAQPETFYPIVRVRLTKINDKVATDIIKPDDAGGEAVNRELNLTWMQGLPDHNPLVAGNGPPKAGEVSVDEGLAGRLGLKLGDTVTFSGDTQEFSAKITSLRKVDWDSLKPNFYFIFPPGALDAQPQSWLTSFRYHGDVSTITQLNRQFPTLSLLDIGSILRQVGQVLQQVSRALEVMVILVMLCGGLLLLAQIQVGMRQRRQELIVYRTLGASKKMLHRTLWCEFAVLGLVAGIAAAIGAEAALWLLQRQVFDFPWEPNYLMWIAVPVVSAVLLSVCGGWLGVRLLRGRALFRQYDS; encoded by the coding sequence ATGATCTGGCGCTGGTTCTGGCGGGAATGGCGTTCGCCTTCGCTGCTGATCGTCTGGCTGGCGCTGACCCTGGCAGTGGCCTGTGTGCTGGCGCTTGGCAGTATCAGCGACCGCATGGACAAAGGGCTGAGTCAGCAAAGCCGTGAGTTTATCGCCGGGGATCGCGTCCTGCGTTCCGCGCATCCGATTACGGAAGCCTGGTTGCAGGATGCACAGTCGCAGGGGCTGAAAGTCAGCCGTCAGCTCTCTTTTATGACCATGACGTTTGCCGGCGAAACGCCGCAACTGGCGGCGGTGAAAGCCACCGATCTGGCATATCCGCTGTATGGCGCGTTACAAACCGAACCGGCAGGACTGAAACCTGAACCGGGAACGGTGCTGGTCGCGCCGCGCCTGCTGGCACTGCTGAACGTAAAAGTCGGCGACAATCTGGATGTCGGAGATACCACGCTGAAAATTGCCGGTGTGATTGTTCAGGAGCCGGATTCGGGCTTTAACCCGTTCCAGACTGCGCCCCGGGTGATCATGAATCTGGAAGACGTGCCGAAAACCGGGGCTGTTCAGCCGGGCAGTCGTCTGACCTATCGCTATATGTTTGCCGGTTCGCCGCAAGCGATTCAAAGTTACGGCGAAGCGATAAAAGGTCTGCTTAAGCCTGATCAGCGCTGGAGCGGGATGGAGGATTCCGACGGGGCGCTGGGCAAATCATTACAGCGCTCTCAGCAATTCCTCACGCTGTCGGCACTGCTGACCCTGATGCTGTCAATCGCCGCGATTGCCGTGTCGATGGGGCATTACTGCCGCAGCCGTTATGATCTGGTTGCGGTACTGAAAACGCTGGGTGCCGGGAAAAAGGCGCTGCAAAAACTGATTATCGGTCAGTGGCTGGCGGTGCTGGCGCTGGCGGGGTTGTGCGGCAGTGTGGTTGGTCTGGCATTTGAAGCCATCCTGATGAAAGTGCTGGCGCCGGTTTTGCCGGCAGAATTACCGCCTGCCGGTGGCTGGCCGTGGGTGTGGTCGATGGGCGCGATGGTGGTGATCTCGCTGTTGATCGGCATTCGTCCGTATCGCCAGTTGCTTGCGACCCAGCCACTGCGGGTGCTGCGCCATGATGTGGTGGCAAATGTATGGCCGCTGCGTTATTTCCTGCCGGTGATGGTTGTGGTAGTGGTGGGTTTGCTGGCGGCGCTGATGGGCGGCAGTTCGCTGCTCTGGTCATTGCTGGCGGGCGTACTGGTACTTTCGCTGCTGCTTGGTCTGATTGGCTGGGGGGCGCTGCTGCTGTTACGCAAGCTGACATTCCGTCAGTTACCGCTGCGTCTGGCGGTCAACCGTCTGCTGCGTCAGCCGTGGGTGACGCTCAGCCAACTGGCGGCATTCTCGATGTCATTTATGTTGCTGGCGTTGCTGCTGGTGATGCGCGGGGATTTACTGGATCGCTGGGAGCAACAACTGCCGCCGGACAGCCCGAATTACTTCCTGCTTAATATCACCAAAGACCAAATCCCGCAGGTGACGGATTTCCTGCATCAGCATAACGCGCAACCGGAAACCTTCTACCCGATTGTGCGGGTACGTCTGACGAAGATTAACGACAAAGTTGCCACTGATATCATCAAACCGGATGACGCAGGGGGAGAGGCGGTCAACCGTGAACTGAATCTGACCTGGATGCAGGGACTGCCGGATCACAATCCGCTGGTTGCAGGCAACGGACCGCCGAAAGCCGGTGAAGTGTCGGTAGATGAAGGGCTGGCGGGGCGTCTGGGACTGAAGCTGGGCGATACCGTCACGTTCAGCGGTGATACGCAGGAATTCAGCGCCAAAATCACCAGCCTGCGTAAAGTGGACTGGGACAGCCTGAAGCCGAATTTCTACTTCATCTTCCCGCCGGGTGCGCTGGATGCACAACCGCAAAGCTGGCTGACCAGCTTCCGTTATCACGGTGATGTCAGCACCATCACGCAGCTTAACCGTCAGTTCCCGACGCTGAGTTTGCTGGATATCGGCTCGATCCTGCGTCAGGTCGGCCAGGTATTACAGCAGGTGAGTCGGGCGCTGGAAGTGATGGTGATCCTGGTGATGCTGTGCGGCGGATTGCTGCTGCTGGCGCAGATTCAGGTCGGCATGCGTCAGCGCCGTCAGGAGCTGATTGTTTACCGCACGCTGGGTGCCAGCAAAAAAATGCTGCACCGGACATTGTGGTGTGAATTTGCCGTGCTCGGGCTGGTGGCGGGGATCGCCGCCGCCATCGGCGCGGAAGCTGCATTGTGGCTACTGCAACGCCAGGTTTTCGATTTCCCATGGGAACCGAATTATCTGATGTGGATTGCGGTACCGGTGGTCAGCGCGGTGCTGCTGTCGGTTTGCGGCGGTTGGCTGGGTGTGCGGTTGCTGCGGGGGCGGGCGTTGTTCCGGCAATACGACTCGTAG